A DNA window from Camelina sativa cultivar DH55 chromosome 17, Cs, whole genome shotgun sequence contains the following coding sequences:
- the LOC104757415 gene encoding serine/threonine-protein phosphatase 6 regulatory subunit 3 isoform X1 encodes MFWRMAGLSTASAVEAILDKDSFTLEELLDEDEIIQECKALNGKLLNFLRERVQVEQLIRYIIEEPLEDVEKKRTFKFPFIACEIFTCEIEMILKTLVEDEELMLLLFSFLEAKETHNSLLAGYFSKVVICLLVRKTIPFMQFIKDHQDILKQLVDLIGTTSIMEVLKRLVGTDEHLYSNYTSAMQWVEDTDVLEMIVDKFGSSESPEVHANAAEILCTVARYAPPGLATKLSSPSCTGRLLKHTLEDSRPKSVLVNSLSVCISLLDPKRFTMGTYHIYGRQLTHGSIATNPETVEGMLGSLGDLLKLLNVSSAEGILLTTYGKLQPPLGKHRLKIVEFISVLLTVGSEAAEKEVIRLGAVKRVLDLFFEYPYNNFLHHHVENVILSCLESKNSQLVDHLLSECNLIGSILEAEKDSTLTASDSDKLQPTVPAEGRKPLRTGNIGHLTRISNKLLQLANSNVEIQSHLQENSKWVDWQTDVLSKRNTLENVYSWACGRPTSLHDRSRDSDDDDYHDRDYDVAALANNLSQAFRYGIYSNDDMDEAQGSMERDDEDVYFDDESAEVVISSLRLGDDQESDSLFTNSNWFAFDDVKDANERSVSSIASPSPNADGDGEDGDVVIGEADEFNDTAASSPSVDMETEDSTSKHPSENPSEPEPEKSPAWVEWRETSESTSPSSSPDEATILSNGDVQIEKEDNGDDTDNKSAEDSPGASGNGTKEKLPDGSGVEPTESSPKASDVEHTESSAKASGTAITENLRDLGPAETYADAECSEPKSPQETKETEVAAEADAKETKEAVKEPEKV; translated from the exons ATGTTCTGGCGAATGGCGGGATTATCAACGGCGTCTGCC GTTGAAGCAATTTTGGACAAAGATAGTTTCACATTAGAGGAACTTCTTGACGAGGATGAGATTATTCAAGAATGCAAAGCCCTGAACGGAAAACTCTTGAATTT CTTGAGAGAAAGAGTGCAAGTGGAACAACTTATTAGGTACATAATAGAGGAGCCTCTCGAGGATGTTGAAAAGAAGCGAACTTTCAA GTTTCCTTTCATTGCCTGTGAAATATTTACATGTGAGATTGAAATGATACTGAAAACACTAGTAGAGGATGAGGAG ttGATGCTATTGCTGTTTTCGTTTTTGGAAGCTAAAGAAACCCATAACTCATTGCTTGCCGGGTACTTCAGCAAG GTTGTCATTTGTTTGCTGGTGCGGAAGACGATTCCTTTCATGCAATTTATAAAA GATCATCAAGACATACTGAAGCAGCTTGTTGATTTGATTGGTACTACATCTATAATGGAG GTTTTAAAACGTCTGGTTGGTACTGATGAGCACCTATATTCAAACTACACAAGTGCAATGCAGTGGGTAGAAGATACAGATGTTCTAGAGATGATTGTGGATAAGTTTGGCTCCTCG GAGTCTCCCGAAGTACATGCCAATGCAGCTGAAATTCTTTGTACTGTAGCAAGATACGCACCCCCTGGTCTTGCTACAAAACTTTCCAGCCCCAG TTGCACTGGAAGGTTGTTGAAACATACTTTAGAAGATTCACGGCCCAAGTCTGTTCTCGTTAATTCATTGTCTGTATGCATATCTCTGCTGGATCCTAAGAGGTTTACAATGGGGACTTATCATATATATGGTCGTCAACTAACCCATGGAAGCATAGCAACTAATCCTGAGACAGTGGAGGGAATGCTTGGAAGCCTAG GTGATTTACTTAAGCTTTTGAATGTTTCATCTGCTGAGGGTATTCTGTTAACAACGTATGGCAAGTTACAACCACCTCTTGGAAAACATAGATTAAAG aTTGTAGAGTTTATTTCAGTCTTACTCACCGTCGGTAGTGAAGCAGCAGAAAAAGAAGTAATTCGACTTGGGGCGGTGAAAAGAGTGTTGGACTTGTTCTTCGA GTATCCCTACAACAATTTTCTGCATCACCATGTGGAGAATGTAATTCTCTCATGTTTAGAGAGCAAAAACTCTCAACTTGTTGACCATCTTCTCAGTGAGTGCAATCTTATTGGGAGTATACTAGAGGCGGAAAAGGACTCAACATTAACTGCTAGTGATTCTGATAAG CTTCAGCCTACTGTCCCTGCAGAGGGTAGAAAGCCACTCAGGACTGGAAATATTGGTCATTTGACTCGTATCTCGAACAAACTTCTTCAGCTAGCTAATAGTAATGTCGAAATTCAGTCTCATTTGCAG GAAAATAGCAAATGGGTGGACTGGCAGACAGATGTCTTGTCAAAGCGTAATACATTGGAAAATGTGTACTCTTGGGCCTGCgg GAGGCCAACTTCACTCCATGATCGTAGTAgagatagtgatgatgatgattaccaCGATAGAGATTATGATGTGGCAGCCCTAGCAAACAATTTGAGCCAGGCCTTTCGATATGGAATTTACAGCAACGATGACATGGATGAG GCCCAAGGCTCTATGGAACGCGATGATGAG GATGTCTACTTTGATGATGAATCTGCAGAAGTCGTCATATCTTCCTTGCGTCTTGGAGATGATCAGGAGAG TGATTCTCTCTTCACAAATTCAAACTGGTTTGCATTTGATGATGTTAAAGATGCGAACGAGCGCTCAGTGAGCTCAATTGCGTCCCCTTCACCCAATGCTGATGGAGATGGTGAGGATGGTGATGTCGTCATAGGTGAAGCCGATGAATTCAACGACACTGCAGCCTCTTCCCCATCTGTTGATATGGAAACAGAGGATTCTACATCAAAGCATCCTTCTGAAAACCCTAGTGAACCAGAACCTGAAAAGTCACCTGCTTGGGTTGAATGGAGAGAGACCTCTGAGTCCACTTCGCCTTCTTCCAGCCCAGATGAAGCTACTATATTGTCCAATGGTGATGTTCAAATTGAAAAAGAGGACAATGGCGATGATACTGATAACAAAAGTGCAGAGGATTCACCAGGTGCATCGGGCAATGGAACCAAAGAGAAGTTGCCAGATGGGAGTGGTGTTGAACCCACTGAGAGCTCACCGAAAGCTAGTGATGTGGAACACACTGAGAGCTCAGCAAAAGCAAGTGGTACTGCAATAACCGAGAACTTGAGAGATCTCGGTCCTGCTGAGACGTATGCGGATGCTGAATGCTCTGAACCTAAAAGCCCCCAGGAAACGAAAGAAACAGAGGTTGCAGCTGAAGCAGATgccaaagaaaccaaagaagctGTGAAGGAACCCGAGAAGGTGTAG
- the LOC104757415 gene encoding serine/threonine-protein phosphatase 6 regulatory subunit 3 isoform X2 — protein sequence MILKTLVEDEELMLLLFSFLEAKETHNSLLAGYFSKVVICLLVRKTIPFMQFIKDHQDILKQLVDLIGTTSIMEVLKRLVGTDEHLYSNYTSAMQWVEDTDVLEMIVDKFGSSESPEVHANAAEILCTVARYAPPGLATKLSSPSCTGRLLKHTLEDSRPKSVLVNSLSVCISLLDPKRFTMGTYHIYGRQLTHGSIATNPETVEGMLGSLGDLLKLLNVSSAEGILLTTYGKLQPPLGKHRLKIVEFISVLLTVGSEAAEKEVIRLGAVKRVLDLFFEYPYNNFLHHHVENVILSCLESKNSQLVDHLLSECNLIGSILEAEKDSTLTASDSDKLQPTVPAEGRKPLRTGNIGHLTRISNKLLQLANSNVEIQSHLQENSKWVDWQTDVLSKRNTLENVYSWACGRPTSLHDRSRDSDDDDYHDRDYDVAALANNLSQAFRYGIYSNDDMDEAQGSMERDDEDVYFDDESAEVVISSLRLGDDQESDSLFTNSNWFAFDDVKDANERSVSSIASPSPNADGDGEDGDVVIGEADEFNDTAASSPSVDMETEDSTSKHPSENPSEPEPEKSPAWVEWRETSESTSPSSSPDEATILSNGDVQIEKEDNGDDTDNKSAEDSPGASGNGTKEKLPDGSGVEPTESSPKASDVEHTESSAKASGTAITENLRDLGPAETYADAECSEPKSPQETKETEVAAEADAKETKEAVKEPEKV from the exons ATGATACTGAAAACACTAGTAGAGGATGAGGAG ttGATGCTATTGCTGTTTTCGTTTTTGGAAGCTAAAGAAACCCATAACTCATTGCTTGCCGGGTACTTCAGCAAG GTTGTCATTTGTTTGCTGGTGCGGAAGACGATTCCTTTCATGCAATTTATAAAA GATCATCAAGACATACTGAAGCAGCTTGTTGATTTGATTGGTACTACATCTATAATGGAG GTTTTAAAACGTCTGGTTGGTACTGATGAGCACCTATATTCAAACTACACAAGTGCAATGCAGTGGGTAGAAGATACAGATGTTCTAGAGATGATTGTGGATAAGTTTGGCTCCTCG GAGTCTCCCGAAGTACATGCCAATGCAGCTGAAATTCTTTGTACTGTAGCAAGATACGCACCCCCTGGTCTTGCTACAAAACTTTCCAGCCCCAG TTGCACTGGAAGGTTGTTGAAACATACTTTAGAAGATTCACGGCCCAAGTCTGTTCTCGTTAATTCATTGTCTGTATGCATATCTCTGCTGGATCCTAAGAGGTTTACAATGGGGACTTATCATATATATGGTCGTCAACTAACCCATGGAAGCATAGCAACTAATCCTGAGACAGTGGAGGGAATGCTTGGAAGCCTAG GTGATTTACTTAAGCTTTTGAATGTTTCATCTGCTGAGGGTATTCTGTTAACAACGTATGGCAAGTTACAACCACCTCTTGGAAAACATAGATTAAAG aTTGTAGAGTTTATTTCAGTCTTACTCACCGTCGGTAGTGAAGCAGCAGAAAAAGAAGTAATTCGACTTGGGGCGGTGAAAAGAGTGTTGGACTTGTTCTTCGA GTATCCCTACAACAATTTTCTGCATCACCATGTGGAGAATGTAATTCTCTCATGTTTAGAGAGCAAAAACTCTCAACTTGTTGACCATCTTCTCAGTGAGTGCAATCTTATTGGGAGTATACTAGAGGCGGAAAAGGACTCAACATTAACTGCTAGTGATTCTGATAAG CTTCAGCCTACTGTCCCTGCAGAGGGTAGAAAGCCACTCAGGACTGGAAATATTGGTCATTTGACTCGTATCTCGAACAAACTTCTTCAGCTAGCTAATAGTAATGTCGAAATTCAGTCTCATTTGCAG GAAAATAGCAAATGGGTGGACTGGCAGACAGATGTCTTGTCAAAGCGTAATACATTGGAAAATGTGTACTCTTGGGCCTGCgg GAGGCCAACTTCACTCCATGATCGTAGTAgagatagtgatgatgatgattaccaCGATAGAGATTATGATGTGGCAGCCCTAGCAAACAATTTGAGCCAGGCCTTTCGATATGGAATTTACAGCAACGATGACATGGATGAG GCCCAAGGCTCTATGGAACGCGATGATGAG GATGTCTACTTTGATGATGAATCTGCAGAAGTCGTCATATCTTCCTTGCGTCTTGGAGATGATCAGGAGAG TGATTCTCTCTTCACAAATTCAAACTGGTTTGCATTTGATGATGTTAAAGATGCGAACGAGCGCTCAGTGAGCTCAATTGCGTCCCCTTCACCCAATGCTGATGGAGATGGTGAGGATGGTGATGTCGTCATAGGTGAAGCCGATGAATTCAACGACACTGCAGCCTCTTCCCCATCTGTTGATATGGAAACAGAGGATTCTACATCAAAGCATCCTTCTGAAAACCCTAGTGAACCAGAACCTGAAAAGTCACCTGCTTGGGTTGAATGGAGAGAGACCTCTGAGTCCACTTCGCCTTCTTCCAGCCCAGATGAAGCTACTATATTGTCCAATGGTGATGTTCAAATTGAAAAAGAGGACAATGGCGATGATACTGATAACAAAAGTGCAGAGGATTCACCAGGTGCATCGGGCAATGGAACCAAAGAGAAGTTGCCAGATGGGAGTGGTGTTGAACCCACTGAGAGCTCACCGAAAGCTAGTGATGTGGAACACACTGAGAGCTCAGCAAAAGCAAGTGGTACTGCAATAACCGAGAACTTGAGAGATCTCGGTCCTGCTGAGACGTATGCGGATGCTGAATGCTCTGAACCTAAAAGCCCCCAGGAAACGAAAGAAACAGAGGTTGCAGCTGAAGCAGATgccaaagaaaccaaagaagctGTGAAGGAACCCGAGAAGGTGTAG
- the LOC104759545 gene encoding uncharacterized protein LOC104759545 has translation MADPNQSVPTCILKVDLKCCTSCQNKASIKLKSISGVEEVAYNSEKGLLTVTGDVEPMALVRKLNKCGKETELFSVKYPIEDDDLQSDDEDETSSSDSASSYYDPKPMEREFQEKMNQQEKKKKTLLQKIRSFLCCFTSKSKLVQPLPMRNRNWQVPSKFQLRPPQPRQPYPPTMRPHHLPMMQQQQLQMMQQQQLQMMQQQPGYMFQQAYQPHLMPNQGQHYLLPNPAQPMKINRSLHFPPTKDGNVRLL, from the exons ATGGCGGACCCAAACCAATCTGTCCCG ACTTGCATACTAAAAGTCGATCTAAAGTGTTGCACCAGTTGCCAAAACAAAGCAAGCATCAAGTTGAAGAGTATCTCTG GTGTAGAAGAAGTGGCGTATAACAGCGAGAAAGGTCTCTTGACAGTCACAGGTGACGTCGAACCTATGGCTCTGGTTCGTAAACTTAATAAATGTGGCAAAGAAACAGAGCTCTTCTCAGTTAAGTACCcgattgaagatgatgatctacagagcgacgatgaagatgaaacttcttcttctgactCTGCTAGTTCATATTATGATCCTAAACCCATGGAACGTGAATTCCAAGAGAAGATGAATcagcaggagaagaagaagaagacattgctACAAAAAATACGTTCTTTTCTATGCTGTTTCACCAGTAAATCAAAGCTTGTACAGCCTTTACCGATGCGAAACCGAAACTGGCAAGTCCCATCAAAGTTTCAGTTGCGGCCTCCGCAACCGAGGCAGCCCTATCCACCAACGATGCGACCACACCACCTACCAATGATGCagcaacaacaactacaaatgatgcagcaacaacaactacaaatGATGCAGCAACAACCAGGTTACATGTTCCAGCAAGCATACCAACCTCATCTTATGCCAAATCAGGGACAACATTATCTTTTGCCAAATCCGGCACAACCGATGAAGATCAACCGTAGCCTGCATTTCCCGCCGACGAAGGACGGCAATGTAAGACTACTTTGA
- the LOC104757416 gene encoding uncharacterized protein LOC104757416, which translates to MVVMNPSLCVGTQPLVFLPPRLNHFSSNGNFHRRYPTTVSMQRQPWSQRKFPSVQAVGTHAVQPVVVSKNKRSVFICNSALNSKCSQGQTQTVTRQSPTITQAPTHGKEKSPKLDDGGNGFPPRDDGGGGGGGGGGGSSSGGFFLFGFLLFMGYLKDLEGEHENNH; encoded by the exons ATGGTGGTGATGAATCCCTCGTTGTGTGTTGGTACACAACCGCTTGTGTTCCTCCCTCCTCGACTGAATCATTTTTCCAGTAATG GAAACTTTCATAGGCGTTATCCTACAACAGTTTCTATGCAACGCCAACCGTGGAGCCAGAGAAAATTTCCTTCTGTCCAGGCAGTTGGAACGCATGCAGTGCAACCTGTTGTCGTCTCTAAGAATAAAAGATCTGTCTTTATATGTAACTCTGCGCTG AATTCAAAATGCAGTCAAGGGCAAACGCAGACCGTTACACGGCAATCACCAACGATCACACAAGCTCCTACTCATG GAAAAGAGAAATCCCCAAAGCTTGATGACGGTGGAAATGGGTTCCCGCCTCGGGATgatggcggtggtggtggtggcggaggtggtggtgggAGCTCTTCAGGTGGATTCTTCCTTTTCGGGTTTCTTTTGTTCATGGGATACTTGAAAGATTTGGAGGGCGAACATGAAAACAACCATTAA
- the LOC104757417 gene encoding DNA-damage-repair/toleration protein DRT111, chloroplastic-like, which translates to MLGGLYGDLPPPSDDEKPSGNSSSVWSSSTKMAPPTLRKPPAFAPTQTILRPPNKPKPVMSSSSPYKPPPSSSSSLITPAIESSPSQPALIGVTSSVIEEYDPARPNDYEEYKRETKRKAMEAEMKRELDKRRQEEEERDKREREERERDNSDPSRLNISGEEAWKRRAAMSGGGKRRSSSPPTPGNVDGFSIGKSETIGLGVGAGGQMTAAQRMMAKMGWKQGQGLGKSEQGITTPLMAKKTDRRAGVIVNASEHKSVEKKVVKSVNINGEPTRVLLLRNMVGPGEVDDELEDEVGGECGKYGTVTRVLIFEITEKDFPVHEAVRIFVQFSRSEETTKALVDLDGRYFGGRTVRATFYDEEKFSKNELAPVPGEIPGY; encoded by the exons ATGCTTGGTGGATTATACGGAGACCTTCCACCACCGTCCGATGATGAGAAACCCAGCGGCAACTCCTCCTCCGTATGGTCAAGCAGTACCAAAATGGCTCCACCTACGCTTCGCAAACCACCGGCTTTTGCTCCGACGCAAACGATTCTAAGACCTCCAAACAAACCCAAACCTGTCATGTCGTCGTCGTCACCGTACAagcctcctccttcttcttcttcttcgttgattACTCCGGCGATAGAGTCATCACCTTCGCAGCCAGCATTGATCGGTGTGACATCATCTGTGATCGAAGAGTACGATCCAGCGAGACCTAACGATTACGAGGAGTATAAAAGGGAGACGAAGAGGAAAGCTATGGAAGCTGAGATGAAGCGAGAGCTGGATAAGAGAAggcaagaggaagaggagagagacaagagggaaagagaagagagagagagagataacagTGATCCGTCTCGGTTGAATATCTCAGGTGAGGAAGCGTGGAAGAGACGCGCTGCTATGAGCGGTGGTGGGAAGCGGAGATCTTCGTCTCCTCCGACTCCGGGGAATGTTGACGGGTTTAGTATTGGGAAATCGGAGACGATTGGGTTAGGAGTTGGAGCAGGTGGGCAGATGACAGCTGCTCAGAGGATGATGGCGAAGATGGGATGGAAACAGGGACAAGGGCTTGGGAAATCAGAGCAAGGTATCACTACGCCGTTGATGGCTAAGAAGACTGATCGTAGAGCTGGTGTGATTGTGAATGCTAGTGAGCACAAGTCTGTGGAGAAGAAGGTGGTTAAGAGTGTTAATATCAATGGTGAACCAACCAGGGTTCTGCTTCTTAGAAACATG GTTGGGCCAGGAGAAGTAGATGATGAGCTAGAAGACGAGGTAGGAGGCGAGTGTGGCAAATACGGTACAGTCACTCGTGTTCTGATATTTGAGATCACTGAAAAGGACTTCCCTGTACACGAAGCAGTCAGAATCTTTGTTCAGTTTTCAAGATCCGAGGAAACAACTAAAGCCCTTGTGGATCTCGATGGGAGATACTTTGGAGGAAGGACCGTGCGTGCAACGTTTTATGATGAGGAGAAATTCAGTAAGAACGAGTTGGCTCCAGTTCCAGGTGAAATCCCTGGCTATTAG
- the LOC109130257 gene encoding homeobox-leucine zipper protein ATHB-9-like yields MLETTLVALQDIMLDKTLDDSGRKALCSEFAKIMQQGYANLPAGICVSSMGRPVSYEQATVWKVVDDNESNHCLAFILVNWSFV; encoded by the exons ATGCTTGAAACAACGCTCGTGGCACTTCAGGATATAATGCTCGACAAAACTCTCGATGACTCTGGTCGTAAAGCTCTTTGCTCCGAATTCGCTAAGATCATGCAGCAG GGCTATGCTAATCTTCCGGCGGGAATATGTGTGTCGAGCATGGGAAGACCAGTTTCGTATGAGCAAGCGACGGTGTGGAAAGTTGTTGACGACAACGAGTCAAACCACTGCTTGGCTTTTATCCTCGTGAATTGGTCGTTcgtttga